AATGGTCAAGGCTGGCGGTGCTGAGCCCGGGCGAGGACCAGTGCAGTCCGCGGACCCGAAGCAGCGTCTCCAGAATCGTGTAATCGCATACGTAGGCCAGGGCGGCCCGGTGCAGGTCAGCGGTGAGGCGGTCAGTGGCTGCATCGGGCAGCCGGTCGAAGGCCTTCACCCAGACGGCCTGGTGGGCCTGGGGGCCTTCCTCGACGCCCAGGTACACCGGACCGGGAACATGGCGCATGTCGAAACTGCGTCCGGTGGACCAATACTCGGCTGCCGGCCCGTCGACCCCTGCCAGCACCTCGGCGGCGCTTCGCAGCGCCTCAGGTGCGAGGTCCGCGGGTGAGCCCGGCTGGTAGTCAGGACCAGCTTCGGGAACCTGGAAGGACCCCATGGCCGTGAAAACGGTCTTGCCGTTCTGGTAACCACGGACGCTGCGGGTCGAGTAGCCGCGCCCGTCCCGCAGCCGTTCCACCTCGTAGCGAACGGTTGCGCCGACGTCGACTGGCCGCATGAAGTAGCTGTGCATGGAGTGCAGTGTCCGGTCTGCCTCGACGGAGCGCATCATGGCAGCTGCAGACTGGGCCACCATGTCCCCGCCATAGGACTTGGGCCATGGCACGTACTGTGTGGTGGCTTCGTAGGCCTCGTCATTGACCTGCGCCGGGACGTGGGTGAGCTGGATGGCGCGGAGGAAGGTTTCCGAGGTGGGCACCGTGACGGTGGGCGTAACCGAGGGCATGGCGGCTAGACCCTGCGGTAGTCGG
This genomic window from Arthrobacter sp. 24S4-2 contains:
- a CDS encoding acyl-CoA thioesterase II, which produces MPSVTPTVTVPTSETFLRAIQLTHVPAQVNDEAYEATTQYVPWPKSYGGDMVAQSAAAMMRSVEADRTLHSMHSYFMRPVDVGATVRYEVERLRDGRGYSTRSVRGYQNGKTVFTAMGSFQVPEAGPDYQPGSPADLAPEALRSAAEVLAGVDGPAAEYWSTGRSFDMRHVPGPVYLGVEEGPQAHQAVWVKAFDRLPDAATDRLTADLHRAALAYVCDYTILETLLRVRGLHWSSPGLSTASLDHSMWFHREGRADEWVLYVQEAVSAQRNRGLALGRFFDRQGRLLATVAQEGMIRSSS